The genome window AGCCACTGCTGACCCCGTTCCTGAGATGGATGATTACCCATGATTTACGCCTGATTTACGCCTTCTTTTTCTTCTGACCCGGTTCAAACGGGATAGCACTGACGTCCACTGTCGCAGTGGCGGCACTCTTACCAGAACCCTCTGCATCCACTAGCTTTTGCAGGTTTTCCGGCAGCGGCTCCCGTGACAGGATGAACGTTTGCAGGGTTTGGAAGATGTTAGCAATCAGCATGTACATCAACACCCCTGCTGGCAGCGGGAAGAACAAAAACATCCCCGAGAAAAGCACCGGCGTAATCTTGTTTACCGTATCCTGCTGGGAATTCCCGGTGGAACCTTGGCCGGATAGCAGTTGGTTCACATACAGGCTAACCCCAAAGAACAGGACCATCCCGACAATATCCCAGTGAATGGTTCCATCGGGATCGACCGCACCAACCCGTCCCAAGGCATCAATGAACAGGAAGCCCTTATCGGCGGCCAGTCCAGGAATGAACGCCTGAACCGTTGCTTCACCGGGTTGAGTAGCTTGGATTGTTCCGTCTTCGTTGATGACAACCCGTTCGCTACCGGTTAACACCTTGTAGCGGGGGGTTAGGTTGGTATCGGGATATTCCGCAGCTAGGGCGGAGAAGGGCTTGCCTTCAGGGGTCTGGAACTCCACTTGCACTTTGTCGCCCACCCCAACCTTATTGCCACCGGGCAGAAGCGCCTGTACCGGGGAATGCAGTCCATCAGCTAAGTAGATGTTGTGGGTTTCCGTGCTAAAAGCCTGGGGTTGAACCAAGGCAGCCTGTTCCGGTGGCAAGATTTGCAACTTGATGTTGTAGGGCACATCGGAAAAGGGCGATCCCCGCAGGGTCGCGAACAGGGCAAACAGCACTGGCATCTGAACCAGCAGGGGGAAACAGCCTGCTAGAGGGTTACCAAATTCTTTGTAGAGGGCACTAACCTCTTCCTGCTGTTTAACCGGATCGTTCTTGTACCGTTCCTGCACTTCCTTCATGCGTTTTTGCATGACGGGTTGGGCAACGCGCATCCGGCGCATGTTTCGGATCGAACCTGCACTGAGGGGATACAACGCAAAACGCACAACCAAGGTCAGTGCCACGATCGCGAGACCATAGCTAGGCACGATCCCGTAGAAGAAATCTAGGATCGGCAGCATGACGTTATTTGAAAGAAAACCGATACCGAAATCCATGCGCCTTCGAGTCGATTGATAAGTTGTTGAAGAATAAAACTGGCCCTCATGCAAGCCCCAGTCTGTAGAGGCTTGAACAGACCAAGTTCCAGTGTAGCCTGTCTTGCCACACTGGATAAATTCAGAATTTTAGAACTAGCGCTGTGAAGTCTTGGTCTTATTGGTTGTGCTAGCTTTGGCGGTGATCCGTTCGTTGATATAGGCTTCTACCTCACGGAATTTTGGCATCGCTTTCATTTCCAAGCGGCTGCCATCCTTGAGTACCAGAACCATATCTCCCCAAATGCCTAAGCCTCGGGGAACGGAAATCACACGATCGATTTCTGAATAGACCGCATCGGCGCGATCCTGCCCCCGCCAACCGCCCGTAATGCTAACGCGACGATCGGTAATGCGGTAGCGCAACCACAGGGCACGAACCACAGCCCCGATCGTGAGGGGAAGACAGACAATTGTGAACGCCAGCAACCCATTGAGGATTAGATCTCCCCGGTGGGGGCCACCTTCGTAGTAAACCTCTTCTTTAACTGCCATGCAGTACCTCGGCTTCGACCAATAACTGCTCTAATTCTTGCAGAAACTTCCAGTAATCGCATTCCACCGCTTGAGCGCGGACAACTACCACAAGCTTCCACCCGGTGGTCATCCGAGGTAAAAACTGACGCAGGGCAGCCTTAATCCGGCGCTTAATTCGGTTGCGAACCACAGCATGTTTGCTGACTTTCTTGCTAATTGAAATGCCAATCTGAAGCGGCAAGACTTTCGGATCTTCGGCTTCCGGAGATGGCCTAGGAGATAGCCGAAGGGCAACGAGGTGCAAGCAGCTCGCTCGCCGCCGTTTGCCTCGCTGATAAACCCTATCAAAGTCTTGCCGATGCTTAAGTCGATTGGCTTTAGGCAATGCCAAATGAATAACCTGCCATCGCTGCGATCGAGTTACAGATGTCGTCTCTAGCTAGATAAACTAAGCTGCGGACAGGCGTGCCCGTCCCTTGCGACGACGAGCCTTGATGACGCGACGACCATTGTGCGTTCTCATGCGAACACGGAAACCAGAAACCCGTCTTCTTTTACGGCGAGTGCCCTCGAGTGTGCGCTTCATAAAAAGTATCTCCAGTCTGGGTAGGGTGGTCGTAGGCTATGAAACAAGTCGTAGACCATGAAAAAAGTCACAGTCTACTACTATAGACCCATCCCCTAGCTAATTTCAATGATCCAAGTTCCGATGTCTCGAAGAAGGGACACATCCCCTGGGGTTAGAACTCGGCAGTTGAAGTAGTACATGCCGTTGTTACGGGGATTTTTCACGTTGGACAGCATGATTTCCACACTGCTGCCAGCGGGCACCGGTTCCTGCGGAAAAATCTCAATGAAGAAATTCTCTTCATCCCACTTGACTTCTTGCAGGGCAACTTTTTTGCGGTTCACGTATAGCTCGATATTTTTGGGATCGAACTTGCCATCGAAGTAATCGGGGTAGTCAATCACGAACTGAGCCACTGCCAGTTTCATTTTTTTCTTGTCAATCCGTAGGCGATAGCGATCGAAGGCGCTAGGGTTGCCGCCGAAATCCACCCGTGAGCTCAACTGTTTTTCCGCAGGGACGCCGCTGAAGATAGTCAAGCCTTGGGAGTGGGTGATCACTGGAAGACTCAGGACAGTCAGGGTTGCGATCGTGCCAGCCAAGGCTGTACGGCGCAGAGAAGACTTGGAAAAGCGCATAGGGAATTTACCTAAAACAAAACGGGGAATGGGCTTCAGTTCTGTCCAGCCTCGATCTAGCGGTCACCTGTCAGCCTAGCTTCAGCCTATCAGCGTTACCAGGGATCATCGATCGGAGGCTCATTGTAAGGGCGAGCTGCTAGCAGCCGTGCGATTGAGCTTCTCCATACTGCCATGAAGATTGCAGGGTTTGCAGACCCCCATTCTCTCCTGACGGAGATTGAATCCGTGAAGTTCCAGAATTCTTCTCTGCCCCGCAAAACCATCGGGATTCCCATAACAATTCCTGATCTTTGCGGTTTGGTGAAGTGAGTAATCAGTTCAGAATTGTGTAAACAAATACTTGGATTCTCTACAACAGATTAAGAATCCATCGTAAATCAGGGGATCAATTTACGATCCATTGGGTAATACGAACGCTTCATTTCCATCTACACGTCATGGTGAAGGAAGATTGATACATGGCGATCGCAATTGAGAGAAACACGCTATCACAGGCGTCCCAAGAGCTACTGACCGAAGAAAAACCTCGCTTAAAAATTGGGATCCCCAAGGAAATCCTCGCTGGAGAAGCGCGGGTAGCAGCAACGCCGGACACGGCCAAGACGCTGCAAAAATATGGATTTACAGTCCTGATCCAGACGGGTGCGGGAGAGTTGGCTAATTTTTCTGACGAGACTTACCGTCAGGCTGGGTGCCAAATCATTGAGAGTGCTGAGCAGATCTGGGCCAATGCTGACATTGTTTTGAAAGTCCGTCCTCCTAGTTTGGGAGAAACCCAACTCCTGCGGGAAGACGGCACACTCATTAGTTTCATTTGGGCTAAGCAAAATCCTGATTTGATCGAGGCTCTAGCCCAGCGCCGCGCCACGGTTCTAGCGATGGATGCTGTTCCCCGCATCAGCCGTGCCCAGAAGCTGGATGCCCTCAGTTCCATGGCCAATATCGCCGGATATCGGGCAGTGGTGGAAGCAGCGAACCAGTTTGGTCGCTTCTTTACCGGGCAAATTACCGCAGCGGGCAAAGTTCCCCCTGCCAAGGTATTGGTGATTGGGGCCGGAGTTGCAGGTTTAGCGGCGATCGGTGCTGCCAAGAACCTAGGGGCGATCGTGCGGGCCTTTGACACGCGCCCTGTCGTTAAAGAACAGGTAGAAAGCTTGGGGGCGGAATTCCTGCAAGTTGAACTGGAAGAAGATGGGTCTGGGCAAGGCGGCTACGCCAAGGAAATGAGTCCGGAATTTATCAAGGCCGAGATGGAACTGTTCGCAGCCCAGGCCAAGGACGTAGACATCATCATTACAACGGCGCTAATTCCCGGTAGACCCGCACCCAAGCTCATCCTACGGGAAGCGGTGGAACTGATGAAACCGGGTTCGGTGGTTGTGGATTTGGCGGCGGAGCAGGGGGGTAACTGTGAACTGACCCAGCCCGGTCAAATTTACGACCATAACGGGGTCAAAATCATCGGCTTTACCGATCTGCCCAGCCGCATGGCAGCCCAAGCCAGCCAACTCTACGGCAACAACCTCTGCCATCTGCTGGATGATATGGGCCGCAATGATGGCTACCAGGTGGACTTGGAAGATGAAGTGGTGCGGGGAGCGCTCATGCTGCACCAGGGCGATCGGGTGGAACCGTTGCCCCCCCGTCCAGTTTCCGTTGTGCCCCAGCCGTCACCCGTCACCTCGGCGGCTACGCCTGCGGAAGTGCCCGCTGCCAAGAAGCTGAATCTATCGGGTCTCTGGTTGGCGATCGGGATTGCGGCGTTGGTTGCGATCGGGTTGACCGCTCCGGCCTCGTTCCTCTCCCACTTCACCGTATTTGTGCTGGCTTGCTTTGTGGGTTGGCAGGTGATCTGGAATGTGAAACCCGCGCTGCATACGCCCTTGATGAGTGTGACCAATGCCATCAGCGGCATCATCATCATCGGTGGCATGGTGCAACTGTCTGGGCAATTCTTGCATCCGACAACGCTGCTAGGTGCGATCGCGATCCTGGTGGGGACGATCAATATTTCCGGGGGCTTCCTAGTCACCCAACGCATGCTGAAAATGTTTCAGAAATAATCGGGGTAGGCCATGTTTGAGAATTTTTCAGGGGAAAATTTTTCCACCGTCGCCTACATCGTGGCGAGTGCGTTGTTCATCCTCAGCTTGGGGGGACTCGCCAATCAGGAAACGGCCAAACGCGGCAACTGGTTTGGGATTGCAGGGATGGCGATCGCGTTTTTGGCGACGATGCTCCAGAGTGATCCCGCCAGCTACGGCGTCTTGCTGACCGTGATTGTGCCAGGGGCGATCGTCGGATCGATCTTGGCGGCGCGGGTGGCCATGACCGAAATGCCGGAACTAGTGGCCATGCTGCATAGCTTCGTGGGCTTGGCAGCGGTGCTGGTGGGCGTGGGCAATTTCCTCTATCCCAGCGAATTGACCGGGGTGGAAGCCACGATCCATGAGATCGAAATCTACATTGGCATTTTCATTGGAGCGGTCACCTTTACCGGGTCGATCGTGGCCTTTGGTAAACTGCGCGGCGTGGTCAGTAGCAAACCGTTAATGCTTCCGGCACGCCATGGTTTGAATCTAGCCATGTTGGCAGGGACGATCTCGTTAGGCTACTGGTTCATGACTGGGGGAGGCTTAAATCCCTTGTTGGTCATGGCGGCGATCGCGGGGGTGCTGGGCGTGCACCTGGTGATGGCGATCGGGGGAGCCGATATGCCCGTGGTGATCTCGATGCTGAACAGCTATTCCGGTTGGGCGGCGGCGGCGGCGGGTTTCATGCTGTCTAACGACCTGCTGATTATCACCGGAGCGTTAGTGGGCAGTAGTGGCGCGATCCTGAGCTACATCATGTGTCGGGCCATGAATCGATCGTTCATTAGCGTGATTCTCGGTGGCTTTGGCACGGGATCGGGAACGGCCAGTGCGGCGGGAATTCAAGGAGAAGCGACGGAAATTTCCGTGGAAGACACCGTTGAACTGTTAGAAAATGCCTCCAGCGTCATTATTGTGCCGGGGTACGGCATGGCCGTGGCGCAGGCGCAGCACCCGATCGCTGACCTGACCCGCAGTTTGCGCGATCGAGGGGTCAACGTTCGCTTTGGCATTCACCCCGTGGCGGGACGCTTACCGGGCCATATGAATGTGCTGTTGGCTGAGGCCAATGTGCCCTACGACATTGTGTTGGAGATGGAGGAAATCAACGAAGATTTCCCCGAAACCGATGTGGTGCTTGTCATTGGGGCCAATGATACGGTGAACCCCAGTGCTGAAGAGGATCCCAATAGCCCGATCGCGGGGATGCCTGTTCTGGAAGTCTGGAAGGCCAAAACCGTCGTTGTAATGAAGCGCAGTTTAGCCAGTGGCTACGCAGGCGTGGAAAATCCCTTGTTCTTTAAGGAAAACAGCCGGATGTTGTTTGGGGATGCCCGCAAGGTGGCAGATGCAATTCTGACTCGGATGCGGCAATTGGTCGCTGCGTAACGTTCTACGAGCGTAACGTTCTACGCTTGAGGGGAAATCCCCTAGTTCAGTCTGCTAGTAAACGCTGGGGATGATTTGAAGATTCCCAGCGTTTTGTGTTGAGGGCTTTTGTGTCAAGACGTACAGCCTTAGCGAATCGCCCGATCGCAGCGATAGCCTTGGTAGGGAATGCCGATGCGATCGTAGCGTTGGGGATCCCGTTGGCACGATTGGGGATTGGCTGGGGATCCCAGGGAGAGGGTTTCAGGAAAGTCCGATCGGCGGAGACCGGGGGCAATGATCCACAAAATATCGGCAGTGGGAAGTTGAGTTAGCTTTTTCCACAACTGTGGATAACTTTGGGAACTGTTGAGGAATGCGAATTTTCCAGATAATTGCCTGCCGGATCCTAGGGATCCCCCGTCGCTACCCCGATCGTTCCCATTGATCCGATTTTGTTCCTGTTCCAAAGCCAAGGCAAAGCTTAATCCCAAGGCCATTTCTTGCCAAGTTTGGTAGCCCATAATGACTTGGATCGTGGCTTGGGGGGCCTCGGCTTGCATGATTCTTTGGGCAACGAGATTGGGTTGATAGGGTTTTTGAAAGACGCCATTGAAAACCACACAGAGACTGCTGAGACACCCGACGCAGAGCACGATCGCCGCTGGGGTGGTTAGTTGGCCCATCCATCGAGGTTGCAGCTCAGTTCTAGACCCCCGATCCCGCGATCGCCGAGGCAAGGACTGCATCGCCAGCCCAGCCGCCAGCACTACGCAAATCGCAGGGTAATAGACAAAGTTGTAGCGCGGGACATGGGTCAGGTCTTTTTGTAGCAAAATCGCGATCGCCCAAAATTCCGCAACCACGATCGCAATAAACCCACCCAGAACTAATAAACTGCCCTGTAGCTCAGGAATCTGCCAAATTTTTTGCCAGCCCCGCCACAGTTGCCGAGCCAGCCAAACGCTGAAGGCAATGACCAGCAACACCATGGGAATTTGCCAACTCAGCGGGTTGCCCTCCACCGGCGGCGAAATCACCATCAGCGACCAGCCGATCGGGACGTAATAGAGGGGCACTATCGCGGTTAACAGGGAAGGAATACCATCATTGAGCCAATCGGTTTCCGGGCGGGTCATGTGGCTGATAAAGGTCGGGAGCCAAGGGCCAAGGATGCCCAGCAACCCTAAGGAGGCAATCCAGAGGCCCTGCGGTTGGGTTCTAGTAACGAAAGTGGGCCAGAAGCTTAAGAACTTGTGTTTTTGGAGATGAGTGGCCGATCGCTGTTCTGTTCTAGCGCTGATCCACCGTGCACCCAGAAGGGCAACCCCTTGGGCGATCGTGGCCAGGATGCAGAAATAGTGAATATAAAACCCAACGCCATTCAGCAATACCCAACTGATCCAAGCATTGCGGTTACTGCGGTCCTGTTCAAAATTCTGCTGGATCTGCACTAAAGCCAAGAGTGCCAAGGTAATCACCCCCATCGGCAAGGTGTAGTGGCGCGCTTCCTGGGATAGGTACACCGCAAAGGGAGACACCGCCATACAAGCTGCCGCCATTAACCCCGTCCGTTGGCCAAAGGCTCGGGTTCCTAGGCCATAAACCGCCCCGATCGCCCCAACGCCCAGTAATACGGGAAGCGATCGCAGAATCCAAGCAAGGTTATCCGCCAACGAGGGTAGAACCGTTTGCAGAACCGACTGTTGAGCCCCCAACCAGGAATGCAGCCAGCAAAAAAACAAGGGGGGATGGACGGATTGGGTAGACACGGTGGCCGCGATCGCGCCGCAGGTGGTTTCGGGTCGCAGGGTAAACCATTGAGCAATCTGCGTCAGTCCCAACGCTTGGCCCACCGGCACCTCATCGTAGGTATGACCCAGGCTGAAAATGCCAGTGATCACCTCATCCATCCAGAGGGGTTTGCCGTCCAGATTCAGCAGACGCAGTCCCGCCCCGATCAGCAGCACGATCGCCAGTAACCAAAAGTGAAACCGAGGAAAGCGGGAAACGTTCATTGCTTTAAACTAGCCACCAGACCGAAAGAATCATCCCTCACATTGAACCATTGGGGACGGGTTACTTGTCCGGTTCGACCGCAATTGCCCCCCAGAAGTGTTTTATTCTTCCAGGAATCCCGTGAATTCACGCGCTCAATCGACGGATGCTGTCCCACCCGCGCCCCGCATTATTGGCCTGACGGGGGGCATCGCCATGGGAAAAACCACGGTTTCCAACTATCTTGCCCAGGTGCATCATTTACCTGTGCTGGATGCGGATCTCTATGCCCGAGAAGCAGTTGCACCGGGGAGTCCGATTTTGGCCGCGATCGCCGATCGTTACGGTGCGACGATCCTGAATTCCGATGGCAGTCTCGATCGCAAACAATTGGGCACCCTGATCTTTACGCAACCCCAGGAACGGCAGTGGCTAGAGCAGCAGATCCATCCCTTTGTGCGGCAACGCTTACAGGTCGATCGGGATGCCCATCTACAGGCCGATCCCAAAAGCCCAGTCGTATTGGTTATTCCCCTACTGTTCGAAGCCGCAATGACCGATCTCGTCACCGAAATTTGGGTGATATACTGCCCCCGAGACCGTCAGATTCAGCGACTCATGGAGCGGGAAAACCTATCCTCTGAGCAGGCGATCGATCGTATCCAAAGTCAGATGGATATTCAGGAAAAGTGCAATCGGGCGGATCTTGTGTTAGATAATTCTTTGACCATTGAGGGACTCTTTCAAGCGGTCGATCGGGCAGTACAAGGGATCCCACCCCGGACTCCTTAACCGACTGATCTCGCTCCATTGATTCAATACGCTAGAACTTATGTTTTAGTTGACTTTTGTTTGAGTTGATCTTGCTTAACCCGTCTCATTTAGAGGAATCACCATGGCCGCCACGCTAGAACAGATTGCCGGATATCTAGACGCCAAGGGCTGGAAGTATCGCCTAGAGGCGGACGAGTCCCGCATTATTACTGGCGTCTATGCGGAAAACGTAGAGCAATTTCTGATTGTGATTCAACTGGATGAAGACGGCGAGTTTTTTGAAATCTATGCGCCTCGTGTCTTAACCGGTGTGAAGGACCATCCTCACAAAGATGCCATTCTGCAAACCATGCTGTGCATTTCCTGGGAAACCAAGATGTTGCAGTGGGAGTATGACCCTTCCGATGGGGAAATTCGCGCCATTATTGAGTTTCCGCTGGAAGATGCCGAGCTAACCGAACGACAATTTAATCGTTGCCTCTACAGCCTGGTGCAGTTAGTGGATGAATTGGCGTTGCCCCGTTTGCAATCGGTGATGGAAACAGGGGAAGACCCAGGGGATCTGGAGGAAGGCGAGCGCTTATTGCTGCAACTCCAACAGGAAGCCCCTGGATTATTAACGATGCTGGAAAAGGCAATGGAAGCCCGCAAACGGCGGGGTCGCGTTTCACCGTCAGAGGAACTAGACGATCTCTAATGCTCTCTCCTAATGCTCTGGTCTAGCCTGCGATCGCACGTCTGCAACCCAACTCCTGCGATCGCTACTCTTCCTCCGCTTCCCCACCGACAACCACATCACGGATCCGCAAGCTAGGGCCACCACAGCCAACCGCTAATCCACTTTGACCACCCTTGCCGCAGCCGCCGGACTCATCCCAGTAAAAGTCATCCCCCATGCCTTCAATGTCGGCTAGGGTCTGGAAGGCATTACCGGAGAGGGTTACGTCGCGTACAGGTTCCGCCAGTTCGCCGTTGCGAATCATCCAAGCTTCCCCAGCGGTAAAGGTAAACATTTCACCGTTGGTCATGCCACCAAGCCAGTTGCGGGCATAGACACCTTCTTGGATGCCACTGAACAGGTCTTTGACAGGGGTTTTACCCCGTTCGATCCAGGTATTGGTCATGCGGACGATCGGGGGGTAATGGTAGTTCAAGCAGCGGGCGTTACCTGTGGCCGTTTCGCCTAGCTTCCCAGCGGTTTCGCGGGAATGGAGTCGTCCGACTAACACGCCGTCTTGGATCAGTTGCGTATTGGTTGCGGCAACCCCTTCGTCGTCGTAGAAATAGCTCCCCCGGTGCCCCGCGATCGCCGCTCCATCGAAAATTTGTAAATCTTCCGGGCCAAAGCGACGGCCTAGGCTCATGGTTTCCAGCAAATCGGGATTTTCGTAGGCCATATCCGCTTCTGACAAATGGCCAAAGGCTTCATGGACAAACAGCCCCGTTAAAATCGGATCAATCACAACGGTATAGGTGCCCCCTTTCACGGGCGGCAGGGAAAGCGCTGCAACCGCCCGTTGAGCCGCGCCCAGAACTTGGTCATCTAACTGTGTTAAATCCTCAAAGCGACTACGGGAGCCGACGGTTTCTCGGCCCGTTTGCACCAGTTCTCCCTGCCGCGCTGTGGCCGCAAAGCGCATTTCCATATCGGCCCAGGACTGCTCAATCAAGGTGCCTTCTGACGTGACTAGTAAGGTGCGTTGGGTGATATCGCCGTAGCGTACAGATAGAGTCGCAATCTTGGGATCGGCACTGCGTAAGACATCGCCGTAGTGCTGACACAGAGTTTTTTTCTGAGCAAGGGATATGGCACGGGGATCGCTGCCCGTGAGGGGTAAAGTGCAGACGGTTTGGATGGGATCCACAGGGGCAAGAAGCGTTTCTTCATTCCCCACAAGCTTGGCAGCGGCGATCGCTTCTTCAATGCGCGCTACCAAGGTATCCAGCCGATTAAAACTGGCAAACCCCCAGCCGCCTCGATGGCAAACTCGGACCTGTCCCCCGATCGCCATCCCTTCGCTGAGGGTTTCAATTTTGTCGCCGCGCAATAGGATATCCGAGCCTTCCGAAGACTCTAGCCGGATGGCGAGGTAATCCACTTGGCTACGGTAGCGCTGAATCAGATCGGATAATTGATCCGCTTCATGATGCAAGGTGAAAGTCATAGCGATCGAAGAACAATGGAGACTGCCTTCATTTTGCTATTGATGCTCAGCCTGTGCCAAATATTAATTTTTGCAGTGAGCTAATAAGCCAGCCCATCTAGAGCAAATCTTTGGAATTGCGGAGGCGAATCAATTGGCGACGCATCTTGGGAGAAGCCTGAACTTCTGAGACTTCTTGGGCATTGACTGCGACCTGCAAGGGTTCCAAAAATTCATCACTACCGCAGCTAAAGGCGTCTAGCAGCATTTCCAGCAATTGGTCACGGTTGGATAACACACCGCGTTCTTCAATCAGGCGAAACTTGAGGTGAACTTCGCACTCGTATACGCCAACCTCTGGGATTTCGGATTGGTTATGTTCCAGAGAATCGTACCGCATAAGCCAGTTTGTCCCTATCAGAGATTGGTGTGACTGTTGAACCGCAATGGGGCTGAGCACGGGATAATGCCAGGGGTTTTGCCTACGCTCACAGTAGAGTTGCAGGACTTGAGAATTACAGGGCTTTACTGAACAAGTTGACGCACTTATGATAGGCAGTTGTAACAAGCAGTCGCCCCCATTGGGTACTCGGAAGGCATGCATTTCCATTGGGAACCTAACCACCTTCTGAGGAAGCACAACAGGGTTAAAAATCCCAGCCCTGCTCCAAACCATTTATAGGCGGCAAACCTAGGTTGTTAGTACCGTAATAACACCCATCTTTTTGAGAAA of Alkalinema sp. FACHB-956 contains these proteins:
- the rpmH gene encoding 50S ribosomal protein L34 produces the protein MKRTLEGTRRKRRRVSGFRVRMRTHNGRRVIKARRRKGRARLSAA
- a CDS encoding PH domain-containing protein: MAVKEEVYYEGGPHRGDLILNGLLAFTIVCLPLTIGAVVRALWLRYRITDRRVSITGGWRGQDRADAVYSEIDRVISVPRGLGIWGDMVLVLKDGSRLEMKAMPKFREVEAYINERITAKASTTNKTKTSQR
- a CDS encoding glycosyltransferase family 39 protein, with product MNVSRFPRFHFWLLAIVLLIGAGLRLLNLDGKPLWMDEVITGIFSLGHTYDEVPVGQALGLTQIAQWFTLRPETTCGAIAATVSTQSVHPPLFFCWLHSWLGAQQSVLQTVLPSLADNLAWILRSLPVLLGVGAIGAVYGLGTRAFGQRTGLMAAACMAVSPFAVYLSQEARHYTLPMGVITLALLALVQIQQNFEQDRSNRNAWISWVLLNGVGFYIHYFCILATIAQGVALLGARWISARTEQRSATHLQKHKFLSFWPTFVTRTQPQGLWIASLGLLGILGPWLPTFISHMTRPETDWLNDGIPSLLTAIVPLYYVPIGWSLMVISPPVEGNPLSWQIPMVLLVIAFSVWLARQLWRGWQKIWQIPELQGSLLVLGGFIAIVVAEFWAIAILLQKDLTHVPRYNFVYYPAICVVLAAGLAMQSLPRRSRDRGSRTELQPRWMGQLTTPAAIVLCVGCLSSLCVVFNGVFQKPYQPNLVAQRIMQAEAPQATIQVIMGYQTWQEMALGLSFALALEQEQNRINGNDRGSDGGSLGSGRQLSGKFAFLNSSQSYPQLWKKLTQLPTADILWIIAPGLRRSDFPETLSLGSPANPQSCQRDPQRYDRIGIPYQGYRCDRAIR
- the pntA gene encoding Re/Si-specific NAD(P)(+) transhydrogenase subunit alpha, encoding MAIAIERNTLSQASQELLTEEKPRLKIGIPKEILAGEARVAATPDTAKTLQKYGFTVLIQTGAGELANFSDETYRQAGCQIIESAEQIWANADIVLKVRPPSLGETQLLREDGTLISFIWAKQNPDLIEALAQRRATVLAMDAVPRISRAQKLDALSSMANIAGYRAVVEAANQFGRFFTGQITAAGKVPPAKVLVIGAGVAGLAAIGAAKNLGAIVRAFDTRPVVKEQVESLGAEFLQVELEEDGSGQGGYAKEMSPEFIKAEMELFAAQAKDVDIIITTALIPGRPAPKLILREAVELMKPGSVVVDLAAEQGGNCELTQPGQIYDHNGVKIIGFTDLPSRMAAQASQLYGNNLCHLLDDMGRNDGYQVDLEDEVVRGALMLHQGDRVEPLPPRPVSVVPQPSPVTSAATPAEVPAAKKLNLSGLWLAIGIAALVAIGLTAPASFLSHFTVFVLACFVGWQVIWNVKPALHTPLMSVTNAISGIIIIGGMVQLSGQFLHPTTLLGAIAILVGTINISGGFLVTQRMLKMFQK
- a CDS encoding DUF2808 domain-containing protein, whose protein sequence is MRFSKSSLRRTALAGTIATLTVLSLPVITHSQGLTIFSGVPAEKQLSSRVDFGGNPSAFDRYRLRIDKKKMKLAVAQFVIDYPDYFDGKFDPKNIELYVNRKKVALQEVKWDEENFFIEIFPQEPVPAGSSVEIMLSNVKNPRNNGMYYFNCRVLTPGDVSLLRDIGTWIIEIS
- the pntB gene encoding Re/Si-specific NAD(P)(+) transhydrogenase subunit beta, whose product is MFENFSGENFSTVAYIVASALFILSLGGLANQETAKRGNWFGIAGMAIAFLATMLQSDPASYGVLLTVIVPGAIVGSILAARVAMTEMPELVAMLHSFVGLAAVLVGVGNFLYPSELTGVEATIHEIEIYIGIFIGAVTFTGSIVAFGKLRGVVSSKPLMLPARHGLNLAMLAGTISLGYWFMTGGGLNPLLVMAAIAGVLGVHLVMAIGGADMPVVISMLNSYSGWAAAAAGFMLSNDLLIITGALVGSSGAILSYIMCRAMNRSFISVILGGFGTGSGTASAAGIQGEATEISVEDTVELLENASSVIIVPGYGMAVAQAQHPIADLTRSLRDRGVNVRFGIHPVAGRLPGHMNVLLAEANVPYDIVLEMEEINEDFPETDVVLVIGANDTVNPSAEEDPNSPIAGMPVLEVWKAKTVVVMKRSLASGYAGVENPLFFKENSRMLFGDARKVADAILTRMRQLVAA
- the rnpA gene encoding ribonuclease P protein component, with protein sequence MALPKANRLKHRQDFDRVYQRGKRRRASCLHLVALRLSPRPSPEAEDPKVLPLQIGISISKKVSKHAVVRNRIKRRIKAALRQFLPRMTTGWKLVVVVRAQAVECDYWKFLQELEQLLVEAEVLHGS
- a CDS encoding TldD/PmbA family protein gives rise to the protein MTFTLHHEADQLSDLIQRYRSQVDYLAIRLESSEGSDILLRGDKIETLSEGMAIGGQVRVCHRGGWGFASFNRLDTLVARIEEAIAAAKLVGNEETLLAPVDPIQTVCTLPLTGSDPRAISLAQKKTLCQHYGDVLRSADPKIATLSVRYGDITQRTLLVTSEGTLIEQSWADMEMRFAATARQGELVQTGRETVGSRSRFEDLTQLDDQVLGAAQRAVAALSLPPVKGGTYTVVIDPILTGLFVHEAFGHLSEADMAYENPDLLETMSLGRRFGPEDLQIFDGAAIAGHRGSYFYDDEGVAATNTQLIQDGVLVGRLHSRETAGKLGETATGNARCLNYHYPPIVRMTNTWIERGKTPVKDLFSGIQEGVYARNWLGGMTNGEMFTFTAGEAWMIRNGELAEPVRDVTLSGNAFQTLADIEGMGDDFYWDESGGCGKGGQSGLAVGCGGPSLRIRDVVVGGEAEEE
- the coaE gene encoding dephospho-CoA kinase (Dephospho-CoA kinase (CoaE) performs the final step in coenzyme A biosynthesis.); this translates as MNSRAQSTDAVPPAPRIIGLTGGIAMGKTTVSNYLAQVHHLPVLDADLYAREAVAPGSPILAAIADRYGATILNSDGSLDRKQLGTLIFTQPQERQWLEQQIHPFVRQRLQVDRDAHLQADPKSPVVLVIPLLFEAAMTDLVTEIWVIYCPRDRQIQRLMERENLSSEQAIDRIQSQMDIQEKCNRADLVLDNSLTIEGLFQAVDRAVQGIPPRTP
- the yidC gene encoding membrane protein insertase YidC, translated to MDFGIGFLSNNVMLPILDFFYGIVPSYGLAIVALTLVVRFALYPLSAGSIRNMRRMRVAQPVMQKRMKEVQERYKNDPVKQQEEVSALYKEFGNPLAGCFPLLVQMPVLFALFATLRGSPFSDVPYNIKLQILPPEQAALVQPQAFSTETHNIYLADGLHSPVQALLPGGNKVGVGDKVQVEFQTPEGKPFSALAAEYPDTNLTPRYKVLTGSERVVINEDGTIQATQPGEATVQAFIPGLAADKGFLFIDALGRVGAVDPDGTIHWDIVGMVLFFGVSLYVNQLLSGQGSTGNSQQDTVNKITPVLFSGMFLFFPLPAGVLMYMLIANIFQTLQTFILSREPLPENLQKLVDAEGSGKSAATATVDVSAIPFEPGQKKKKA